The following nucleotide sequence is from Moorena sp. SIOASIH.
GCTTAAGTCTCTCGTGATCAGGGGAACATAACCTAGAGCCACTCCATCCTCTGGTTTAATGTCTAAATAACTGTCATCAGAACCACTATAGGCAATTGCATTACGCATGCGCAGAAGCAAGTTCCGATCAAGATGCTGATCTGTAGCTGTGAAAATGCCTACTATACTACCCATGAATGCTGGATACCTCGAACAAAACAAATTGCGTTCGCTTAGCGTGACCTACGGTCAATCGCGAAGCGTGGCCTACGGCCAATCGCCCTCTGATAGCTGAACAAGTAACTCAACAACTAATTAGAGGACTTATGACTATAATTCCCGTAAGTCTTGACAAAATTACTATTTTGGTATCTAAGCGCAAAATTGGGCTTTTTAATGGTGATCGCACAATTGTGAACTTAGGATTAATCTCCAGGTTGCTTTTACAGGGAACCAAAGCAGCAACGAAAAAAGTGATGCTCCTAAGAAGCCGCTACGCGAACGCAGAAATTACGGATACCCATTAGCAGGGATTGTCATTCCGAAAATTCCTGAGATTATGAATTTTTCCGAGCTGCTGCTTTGGTTTTTGCTCTTGTCCACTGCTGCTAGGTTTGCGTTCGCCGCTATTTAACTATTTGGATTACTTGTGGATTGGTGTTCGCGTAGCGTGGCCTTTTGGCCAAGGAGCCAGTATTGGTGTAATAATGTGGTGACAGCTCCAATTAGTTGAGCTTGTTAATTAATCCCTTCTAGCTCTTCCTCTGAAACATCGGGAGAATAAGCAGCCATCAGAATTTATTCGGCTGGTTGCGGAGAAGCTTCTCTGACTGTTCGCGTAGCGTGGCCTTTTGGCCAAGGCTATGGTTGCTCAACATTTAGAGTAATTTTCGTTTTAAATTGCTCTATGTGCTCTATAATTTTATTCTTCTGAACAATTCAACTGAGCTTTGTCTAAACCTAACCTTTGATTCATCTATCTCAGGGCAAACGGATCTAAATTAGATTTAAAAATTGTCTATTTTGTGCTGTGATAGCAATGGCTGTAATGGTGTTTCTAAATTAAAAGTACGTTCGCGTAGCGTGGCCTTTTGGCCAAGGAATGTAGCGCTATGAATCCTGCTGTACTCGACTATTTTTTGATTAGTTGCTAAGGCAAAGCATCGGGTCTATGACCTGATCAAATCAAAATAAATCATGGTCGCCCAAATGCTTTGCCCCTCAATCAGTAGACTTCGCGGCAGTTGTCAGGAGATAGGAGACAGGAGACAGAAAACAGTAACAATAATTGACGAAAACAGTATCAAAAAAATACTTTTGCAAGAGGTCTAGTAATAAGGTTTTATAGCGGTTTCTAGCCTAATGAGGTACACAAGATTTTTTCCCTGTTCCCTCTTCCCCTCCTGGGAGGGGTTAGGGGTGGGTTCCTCTTCTCTGTTCTCTGTTCCCTGTTCCCTGTTCCCTGTTCCCTAAAACCAGGGACTCTGTACCTCACCAAATTGAAAACCGCTATACTACCCTTGTGAACTCAATCCCATCCAATCGGTGTGGAAAAACTCACCCCTGGGTTTATCCAGGCGCTCGTAGGTATGAGCACCAAAGTAGTCGCGCTGTGCTTGGGTCAGGTTTTGGGGTAAGCGATCGCGTCGGTAACTGTCGAAGTAATCTAGGGATGCACTAAAAGCAGGCACTGGAATCCCTAATTTGTTTGATACCGCTAGCACTTCTCGCCAACCATCCTGACGATCCAAAATCGTTTGCTTAAACTCAGGAGCTAACAACAGATTGGGGAGTTGGGGATTTTGGTTGAAGGCATTCTTAATCTTATCCAAGAAACCAGCTCGAATGATACAACCTCCTTTCCAAATCCGGGCAACTTCACTCAAGTTCAGATTGTAGTTAAACTCTTCCGATGCCCGACTCAACAGTGCCATTCCCTGAGCATAGGAACACATCTTAGAGCAATAGAGAGCATCCCGGACTTTGGTAATAAATGCTTTGACATCGCCATCATACTTACCCACAGGACCAGTGATTTCCTTAGCTGCTGCTACCCGCTGATCCTTGAAAGAGGACATGACACGAGCATTGACTGCTGCGTAGATGGTAGGAATTGACACCCCTAGTTCTAGGGAACTAACTACAGTCCACCTTCCAGTTCCCTTTTGTCCAGCAGCATCAAGAATCATCTCCACTAACGGCCCATTCGTTTCTGGATCAATGTATTTGAATATATCCGCTGTAATTTCAATCAAAAAGGAATTCAGTTCATCAGTGGTGTTCCATTCAGCAAATACCTCATGCAGCTGCTTGTGATCTAGTCCCAAGGCA
It contains:
- the gnd gene encoding decarboxylating NADP(+)-dependent phosphogluconate dehydrogenase codes for the protein MTQRTFGVIGLAVMGENLALNVESRGFPIAVYNRTAAKTEKFMAERAQGKDVKAAYSLEDFVQALERPRKILVMVKAGKPVDAVIEQLKPLLEPGDMIIDGGNSLYEETERRTKDLEATGLGFVGMGVSGGEEGALNGPSLMPGGTSSAYQDLEPILVKIAAQVDDGPCVTYIGPGGAGHYVKMAHNGIEYGDMQLIAEAYDVLKNALGLDHKQLHEVFAEWNTTDELNSFLIEITADIFKYIDPETNGPLVEMILDAAGQKGTGRWTVVSSLELGVSIPTIYAAVNARVMSSFKDQRVAAAKEITGPVGKYDGDVKAFITKVRDALYCSKMCSYAQGMALLSRASEEFNYNLNLSEVARIWKGGCIIRAGFLDKIKNAFNQNPQLPNLLLAPEFKQTILDRQDGWREVLAVSNKLGIPVPAFSASLDYFDSYRRDRLPQNLTQAQRDYFGAHTYERLDKPRGEFFHTDWMGLSSQG